A stretch of Spodoptera frugiperda isolate SF20-4 chromosome 6, AGI-APGP_CSIRO_Sfru_2.0, whole genome shotgun sequence DNA encodes these proteins:
- the LOC118267514 gene encoding V-type proton ATPase subunit D, which yields MSGKDRLAIFPSRGAQMLIKARLAGAQKGHGLLKKKADALQVRFRMILSKIIETKTLMGEVMKEAAFSLAEAKFTTGDFNQVVLQNVTKAQIKIRSKKDNVAGVTLPIFESYTDGTDTYELAGLARGGQQLTKLKKNFQSAVKLLVELASLQTSFVTLDEVIKITNRRVNAIEHVIIPRLERTLAYIISELDELEREEFYRLKKIQDKKKIIKEKAEARKQAALLAGQDLADAANLLDEGDEDLLF from the exons ATGTCTGGAAAAGATAGGCTAGCGATTTTCCCTTCTCGGGG TGCTCAGATGTTGATAAAGGCTCGTCTGGCTGGAGCACAGAAAGGCCATGGTCTCCTGAAGAAGAAGGCTGACGCCCTCCAAGTGAGGTTCCGTATGATTCTGAGCAAAATTATCGAG ACAAAAACCCTTATGGGTGAGGTGATGAAAGAGGCTGCATTCTCTTTGGCCGAAGCCAAGTTCACTACTGGAGATTTCAACCAGGTTGTGCTGCAGAATGTCACTAAGGCTCAAATCAAGATCCGCTCAAAGAAAGACAATGTTGCTG GTGTGACCCTCCCGATCTTCGAGTCATACACTGATGGTACTGACACATATGAACTGGCTGGTCTGGCCCGAGGTGGTCAACAGCTGACCAAGCTGAAGAAGAACTTCCAAAGTGCTGTGAAACTGCTGGTCGAGTTGGCCTCGCTACAGACTTCTTTCGTGACCCTCGATGAGGTCATCAAGATCACCAACAGACGTGTCAATGCTATTGAGCATG TAATCATTCCCCGACTGGAGCGTACCCTCGCTTACATCATCTCCGAGCTGGATGAGTTGGAACGTGAGGAGTTCTACCGGCTGAAGAAGATCCAGGACAAGAAGAAGATCATCAAGGAGAAGGCGGAAGCG CGTAAACAAGCAGCACTGCTTGCCGGCCAGGACTTGGCCGACGCTGCCAACTTGCTGGACGAAGGCGACGAGGACCTGCTGTTCTAG